A genomic window from Punica granatum isolate Tunisia-2019 chromosome 2, ASM765513v2, whole genome shotgun sequence includes:
- the LOC116197034 gene encoding LOB domain-containing protein 25-like, with product MASSSYSNPPCAACKFLRRKCTPDCIFAPYFPPEEPQKFINVHKIFGASNVSKLLNEVHPHQREDTVNSLAYEAEARVKDPVYGCVGAISVLQRQVMSLQKELDSTNADLIRYACGEMMPNNIQLHGTSRQMHGDGGGGSFGHSGSYFPNGDDHNQEG from the coding sequence ATGGCATCTTCTAGCTACTCCAACCCGCCATGCGCAGCCTGCAAGTTCCTCCGGAGGAAATGCACTCCGGACTGTATATTTGCTCCCTATTTCCCTCCTGAGGAGCCCCAGAAGTTCATCAATGTGCACAAGATATTCGGAGCAAGCAATGTGAGCAAGCTTCTCAACGAAGTCCATCCCCATCAGAGGGAGGACACAGTGAACTCCCTCGCCTACGAGGCAGAGGCCAGGGTCAAGGACCCGGTCTATGGATGTGTAGGGGCCATCTCGGTGCTTCAGAGACAGGTCATGAGCCTCCAGAAGGAACTGGATTCCACGAATGCGGATCTGATCCGCTATGCCTGCGGAGAGATGATGCCGAATAATATCCAGCTTCACGGAACTTCAAGGCAAATGCATGGTGATGGAGGAGGAGGGTCCTTTGGTCATTCAGGGTCGTATTTTCCGAATGGAGATGACCATAATCAAGAAGGATAA